From a region of the Triticum aestivum cultivar Chinese Spring chromosome 7D, IWGSC CS RefSeq v2.1, whole genome shotgun sequence genome:
- the LOC123168414 gene encoding F-box/FBD/LRR-repeat protein At1g78750 produces MSAPASIPCGSKSVRGNDNGVDRLSSLSDDLLHHVMSFLPTPEVVRTSLLSPRWRNLWSSVPFIHINNKDFVVKNDVGIACFDNHKLENFVDHLLLLRDGTVSLDEVRVVITTRSSKKSSVWIRHAIKHKVRLLHISGFHHHLILDSTAMFSSLYLKRIRLRYVRLNDWFDKPLNYDWPVLEHLELECCILDTRRISSSSLKVLHIIDCIIGNDLLIGARKLTHLSVIDPECRRGAIVTWDLSSLVSALISLGSEFHYDDNTEVDHHLLDGLSHATTLELHAPLPELAFERGLQACPVFSNLTSLVLGDWCMAADFYPLFRILHRSPTLKELSVKLKMEHCETCKEVESASLPSRRAPAIRGYPRVERIKICCSKDDLRIGTLVQALLPIFIPDGKISIEGY; encoded by the exons ATGTCGGCACCAGCATCCATTCCCTGTGGTTCCAAGAGTGTGCGAGGCAACGACAACGGTGTCGACAGGCTCAGCAGCCTGTCCGACGATCTGCTCCACCACGTGATGTCCTTCCTGCCGACGCCGGAGGTCGTGCGCACAAGTCTtctctcaccaaggtggcgcaatCTCTGGAGCTCTGTTCCATTTATCCACATCAACAACAAAGACTTCGTGGTTAAAAATGATGTGGGCATTGCTTGCTTTGATAACCACAAGCTGGAGAACTTCGTGGACCACTTGCTGCTCTTGCGTGACGGCACTGTTTCCTTGGATGAGGTCCGGGTCGTCATCACGACTCGCAGTAGTAAGAAGAGTTCTGTGTGGATTCGTCATGCCATCAAGCACAAAGTTCGTCTCCTTCATATTTCTGGATTTCACCACCATCTGATTTTGGATAGCACAGCAATGTTTTCTTCTCTGTACCTCAAAAGAATCAGGCTCCGGTATGTCCGTTTGAACGATTGGTTCGATAAGCCGCTGAATTATGACTGGCCTGTGCTCGAACATCTAGAGTTGGAGTGTTGCATTCTCGATACAAGGAGGATCTCATCGAGCTCACTCAAGGTTCTACATATCATCGACTGCATCATTGGCAATGATCTCCTGATTGGTGCTAGGAAGCTTACCCATCTCTCTGTCATTGACCCAGAATGTCGTCGTGGTGCTATAGTTACCTGGGATCTGTCTTCTCTAGTGTCAGCTTTGATTAGTCTAGGGTCCGAGTTTCATTATGATGATAACACAGAAGTAGATCATCATCTACTTGATGGCCTTTCACATGCCACAACATTGGAGTTGCATGCACCGTTACCTGAG CTCGCATTCGAGAGGGGTTTGCAAGCATGCCCGGTGTTCAGCAATCTGACAAGCTTGGTGCTGGGTGATTGGTGCATGGCTGCTGACTTCTACCCACTGTTCCGTATTCTCCATCGCTCGCCCACGCTGAAAGAGCTAAGTGTTAAGCTCAAGATG GAGCACTGTGAAACATGCAAGGAGGTTGAATCTGCTTCATTACCATCAAGGCGAGCACCAGCAATCAGGGGATATCCTCGTGTCGAGAGAATCAAGATATGCTGCAGCAAAGATGATCTGAGGATCGGTACGTTGGTGCAGGCGCTGCTACCGATCTTCATCCCAGACGGGAAAATCAGTATCGAGGGTTACTAA